The following coding sequences are from one Myxococcales bacterium window:
- a CDS encoding electron transfer flavoprotein subunit alpha/FixB family protein, whose product MSIVVYLETSDVAVRSASLPALTAARALAQHRGGPIVGVVIGSGLDAAAKDAARYVDKVLAYDAPELRAPLAETYAPVLVAALKAAGADALVASATSTGKDVLPRTAALLGAGMASDISSVEGAAKFKRPTYAGNAVTTVEVTSPTVIVSARQTAFEAAAPLATVGGVELQPAGTVDARGAAFVALHASKSERPDLTEASIVVSGGRGMKSGENFKVLEELTDLLGGALGASRAAADAGMVPNDLQVGQTGKVVAPKLYIAVAISGAIQHLAGMKGSKTIVAINKDAEAPIFQVADYGLVGDWEKVVPAMIEEVKKLKA is encoded by the coding sequence ATGTCGATCGTCGTATATCTCGAGACTTCTGACGTGGCCGTTCGCTCGGCCTCCCTGCCCGCCCTCACCGCCGCCCGCGCGCTGGCGCAGCACCGCGGGGGTCCCATCGTGGGTGTGGTCATCGGTAGCGGCCTCGACGCCGCCGCCAAAGACGCCGCCCGCTATGTTGACAAGGTGCTGGCCTACGATGCCCCCGAGCTCAGGGCCCCGCTTGCGGAGACTTATGCCCCGGTCTTGGTCGCGGCTTTGAAGGCCGCCGGCGCCGATGCCCTCGTGGCGTCAGCCACCAGCACCGGCAAGGACGTTCTGCCTCGCACGGCAGCGCTTCTGGGTGCCGGCATGGCCAGCGACATCTCGAGCGTGGAAGGGGCGGCGAAGTTCAAGCGGCCCACCTACGCCGGCAACGCCGTCACCACCGTGGAGGTGACGAGCCCCACCGTGATCGTATCGGCCCGCCAAACGGCGTTCGAGGCGGCGGCCCCCCTGGCGACCGTGGGCGGCGTGGAGCTGCAGCCGGCGGGAACGGTGGACGCCAGGGGTGCGGCGTTCGTGGCGTTGCACGCGTCGAAGAGCGAGCGGCCCGACCTCACCGAGGCGTCGATCGTGGTCTCCGGAGGCCGCGGCATGAAGTCAGGCGAAAACTTCAAGGTTTTGGAGGAGTTGACGGATCTGCTGGGGGGCGCCCTGGGCGCAAGCCGCGCCGCGGCCGACGCAGGCATGGTGCCCAACGACCTGCAGGTGGGGCAAACGGGTAAGGTGGTCGCACCCAAGCTTTACATCGCGGTGGCCATCTCCGGCGCGATCCAGCACCTGGCGGGCATGAAGGGTTCGAAGACCATCGTCGCCATCAACAAGGACGCCGAGGCCCCCATCTTCCAGGTGGCCGACTACGGGCTGGTGGGGGACTGGGAAAAGGTGGTGCCGGCCATGATCGAGGAAGTGAAGAAGCTCAAGGCGTGA
- the serB gene encoding phosphoserine phosphatase SerB yields the protein MSDAAQILVTVTGPDRPGVTSTLMGILADRGAGLDDIEQVVVQGQLTLCLLISVPPSSDVLKEMLFAAKQLDMELDFKPVDPTEAAAAAADTGRRYVITAIGRSLGPPSLHALASTLAGEGANIEKISRLSEGAITSLEIHAKLPADRDHENLKRVLLAVATRSAFDVSLQRESLYRRSKRLVVMDMDSTLIQIEVIDELARRYDVGERVARITEQAMRGEMDYDESLRQRVSLLAGMDARILEQICAELPLTEGAEILVRVLKRLGYRIAVLSGGFSQAAEALKRRLGLDYAFSNQLEIADGRLTGRVTGPIVNAQRKAELLELIAQLEGVLLDQTIAVGDGANDALMLEKAGLGIAFHAKPTLRERADTAISAGGLDSVLYLLGLSAREIKEIS from the coding sequence GTGTCCGACGCAGCTCAAATTTTGGTGACCGTCACCGGCCCCGATCGCCCCGGTGTCACGTCAACACTCATGGGGATCCTGGCCGATCGAGGTGCCGGGCTCGACGACATCGAGCAAGTGGTGGTGCAAGGCCAACTCACCCTCTGCCTGCTCATCTCGGTGCCGCCCTCGAGCGACGTGCTCAAAGAGATGCTGTTCGCAGCCAAGCAGCTCGACATGGAGCTCGACTTCAAGCCCGTGGATCCCACCGAGGCGGCGGCTGCTGCTGCAGACACCGGCCGGCGGTACGTGATCACCGCCATCGGCCGCTCGCTCGGGCCGCCCTCGCTGCACGCCTTGGCATCGACTTTGGCCGGTGAAGGCGCGAACATCGAGAAGATCTCGCGGCTCTCGGAAGGCGCGATCACCTCGCTCGAGATTCACGCAAAGCTGCCTGCCGATCGGGATCACGAAAATCTCAAGCGCGTGCTGCTCGCAGTGGCCACCCGCTCGGCCTTCGATGTGTCGCTGCAGCGCGAGAGCCTCTACCGCCGCTCGAAGCGGCTGGTCGTGATGGACATGGATTCCACCCTCATCCAGATCGAAGTGATCGACGAGCTGGCCCGGCGGTACGACGTGGGCGAACGGGTGGCGCGCATCACCGAGCAAGCCATGCGCGGCGAGATGGACTACGACGAATCGCTACGCCAGCGGGTCAGCCTGCTGGCAGGGATGGACGCGCGCATCCTCGAGCAGATCTGCGCCGAGCTGCCGCTCACCGAAGGCGCCGAGATCTTGGTGCGGGTGCTCAAGCGGCTTGGTTACCGGATCGCCGTTTTGTCCGGTGGCTTTTCACAGGCTGCGGAGGCGCTCAAGCGGCGGCTGGGGCTGGACTATGCGTTCTCGAATCAACTCGAGATCGCTGACGGTCGCCTCACGGGGCGGGTGACGGGGCCCATCGTCAATGCGCAGCGGAAGGCCGAGTTGCTCGAGCTCATCGCCCAGCTCGAGGGGGTGTTGCTGGACCAGACCATCGCCGTGGGCGACGGAGCCAACGACGCCCTGATGCTCGAGAAGGCAGGACTTGGCATCGCGTTTCACGCCAAGCCCACCCTACGCGAGCGCGCGGACACGGCGATCTCCGCAGGCGGTCTCGACTCGGTGCTTTATCTTCTCGGCTTGAGCGCCCGGGAGATCAAAGAGATCAGCTAG
- the nadB gene encoding L-aspartate oxidase, whose amino-acid sequence MLAALPGGHHESAWRRFPPPTNQDARRPPLPRGEIQARLWVSVETDYLVLGSGLAGLYFALQASRHGRVVVVTKRSPTEANTRYAQGGVAGVLGADDTPAMHVADTLTVGEGLCHRDIVEMCVAEGPEHILNLADEVGVPFDRGQDGGFDLGREGGHSARRIVHARDMTGAAIQTALMERILERADRITMLSDHMAVDLLTTAKYGGPNAVFGAYVYDQSSGEVKTIAAKAVVLATGGAGKAYLYTTNPDVATGDGVAIAYRVGAKVGNMEFFQFHPTCLYHPSAKSFLISEALRGEGGILRTADGTAFMARYHDMKDLAPRDVVARAIDAELKRSGNDSVFLDMTHLPPEFLEQRFPNIFKRCLELGIDMRQVPIPVVPAAHYSCGGVVVDSHGRTSVKNLYAIGEVAMTGLHGACRLASNSLLEALVFAARAARDVATLETPAPARPAPWYAGEARSPDEAVVVSHSWDEIRRLMWNYVGIVRSDSRLERAARRLDLIRSELRQYYWNFIVTSDFLELRNLALVADLIVACARRRPESRGLHYNIDHPEKDERFVRDTVLARGDGPMS is encoded by the coding sequence ATGCTAGCAGCGTTGCCTGGCGGCCACCACGAATCGGCCTGGCGCCGCTTTCCGCCTCCTACAAACCAGGACGCGCGGCGGCCGCCTCTCCCACGGGGTGAAATTCAAGCTAGATTGTGGGTCTCCGTGGAAACCGACTATCTGGTTTTGGGGTCCGGGCTCGCCGGCCTTTATTTCGCTCTGCAAGCCTCACGGCACGGGCGGGTGGTGGTGGTGACGAAGCGCAGCCCGACCGAGGCCAACACCCGCTACGCCCAGGGCGGCGTGGCCGGAGTGCTGGGCGCCGACGACACCCCCGCCATGCACGTGGCCGACACGCTCACCGTGGGCGAGGGGCTATGCCACAGGGACATCGTGGAGATGTGTGTGGCCGAGGGCCCCGAACACATCTTGAACCTGGCCGACGAGGTGGGTGTACCCTTCGACCGCGGCCAGGACGGGGGCTTTGACCTCGGGCGCGAGGGAGGCCACAGCGCCCGGCGGATCGTGCACGCCCGCGACATGACCGGCGCGGCCATCCAGACCGCGCTCATGGAACGCATTCTCGAGCGCGCAGACCGCATCACGATGCTGTCCGACCACATGGCCGTCGACCTACTGACCACCGCGAAGTACGGCGGTCCGAACGCGGTGTTCGGTGCATACGTGTACGACCAAAGCAGCGGCGAGGTGAAGACCATCGCCGCCAAAGCCGTGGTGTTGGCCACGGGCGGCGCGGGCAAAGCGTACCTCTACACCACCAACCCCGACGTGGCCACCGGCGACGGCGTGGCCATCGCCTACCGGGTCGGCGCCAAGGTGGGCAACATGGAGTTCTTCCAGTTTCACCCCACCTGCCTTTACCACCCGAGCGCAAAGTCCTTTCTCATCAGCGAGGCCTTGCGCGGTGAGGGCGGCATTTTGCGCACGGCGGACGGCACGGCGTTCATGGCGCGCTACCACGACATGAAGGACCTTGCCCCCCGCGACGTGGTGGCCCGCGCGATCGACGCCGAGCTCAAGCGCTCGGGCAACGACTCCGTGTTCCTCGACATGACCCACCTGCCGCCCGAGTTTCTCGAGCAGCGCTTCCCCAACATCTTCAAGCGCTGTCTCGAGCTGGGCATCGACATGCGGCAGGTGCCGATCCCCGTGGTGCCGGCCGCTCACTACAGCTGCGGCGGGGTGGTGGTGGACAGCCATGGCCGCACGAGCGTCAAGAACCTTTACGCGATCGGCGAGGTGGCGATGACGGGCCTACACGGCGCCTGCCGGCTGGCCTCGAACTCGCTCCTCGAAGCCCTCGTGTTCGCCGCCCGGGCCGCCCGGGATGTGGCCACGCTCGAAACCCCCGCGCCAGCCCGCCCCGCGCCCTGGTACGCCGGCGAAGCGCGCTCACCCGACGAGGCGGTGGTGGTGAGCCACAGCTGGGACGAGATCCGACGGCTCATGTGGAACTACGTGGGCATCGTCCGCTCCGACTCACGCCTCGAGCGCGCCGCGCGGCGGCTGGATCTCATCCGCAGCGAGCTGCGGCAGTACTACTGGAACTTCATCGTGACCAGCGACTTTCTCGAGCTACGCAACCTGGCCCTGGTCGCCGATCTCATCGTCGCGTGTGCCCGCCGCCGGCCCGAGAGCCGCGGCTTGCACTACAACATCGATCACCCGGAAAAAGACGAACGCTTCGTGCGAGACACGGTCCTGGCCCGGGGTGACGGGCCCATGAGCTGA
- a CDS encoding AIM24 family protein, translating to MSEGHDPLAHAPRLAAEPAEDALFLEHLAQVAALVKAEHLPEAELEALRALNVKPTDARGLEVLALVRFKQGRYAEAREVYEVLARVNPDDAGVRMALGLIALKMDWAEAAVAELEVAARLPGAPAKVWTYLGYAYARLGRNALAAEALRKAGDDELAREVEAVRLEEPPDAGAHPPAKVPSWQSPARASAAQGGGQSGFFSPEPYEAGADASQPVTAPLEVEGFAAAEDEPPTGTGERAGTSLTNFVLGRLLDVPPTDEFTAPFGSLVGEVLRFAVEGDAHVRAAALLAATGALGVQTARRRSRGRVLEEPLADGAFWHCEGKGELWLAPMGPSTRLLALTLEQDILYVRQAHVVAFDQDVAWEVGRLPGDDLALLQLRGNGRAVLDVGEERFRAFKLPADRSLWVERARLLGWVGRVVAHAVEIPGPTGRAEGRLVACEGEGVLLVSTHGLLDQPTDERAQPRDHGARSPDPGGAAVHR from the coding sequence GTGAGCGAGGGGCACGATCCCCTGGCCCACGCGCCCCGCCTTGCTGCGGAGCCCGCCGAAGATGCTTTGTTTCTCGAGCACCTGGCGCAGGTCGCCGCCCTCGTGAAGGCCGAGCACCTGCCCGAGGCCGAGCTGGAAGCGCTCCGCGCCTTGAACGTCAAGCCCACGGATGCCCGGGGCCTCGAGGTGTTGGCGCTCGTTCGCTTCAAGCAGGGCCGCTATGCCGAGGCCCGCGAGGTGTACGAGGTGCTGGCTCGCGTGAACCCCGACGACGCGGGCGTCCGCATGGCGCTGGGGTTGATCGCGCTCAAGATGGATTGGGCCGAAGCGGCGGTCGCAGAGCTGGAGGTCGCTGCCCGGCTGCCAGGGGCTCCTGCGAAGGTCTGGACCTATCTGGGGTACGCCTACGCGCGTCTCGGCAGAAACGCCCTGGCAGCCGAGGCCTTGCGCAAGGCGGGTGACGACGAGCTGGCTCGCGAGGTCGAGGCCGTTCGCCTCGAGGAGCCGCCCGACGCAGGGGCGCACCCCCCGGCGAAGGTCCCCTCCTGGCAAAGTCCTGCCCGTGCGTCCGCCGCCCAGGGCGGGGGGCAGAGCGGTTTTTTCAGCCCCGAGCCCTACGAGGCTGGTGCGGATGCGAGCCAGCCGGTGACGGCGCCTCTCGAGGTGGAGGGCTTTGCAGCGGCCGAGGACGAGCCGCCCACCGGAACCGGGGAGCGTGCGGGAACGTCGCTCACGAACTTCGTGCTCGGGCGTCTGCTCGACGTGCCACCTACAGATGAATTCACGGCGCCTTTCGGCTCTCTCGTGGGCGAGGTCCTGCGCTTTGCCGTCGAGGGGGACGCGCACGTACGGGCCGCCGCATTGTTGGCGGCCACCGGTGCGCTGGGGGTGCAGACAGCACGGCGACGATCGCGGGGGCGCGTGCTCGAGGAGCCCCTGGCCGACGGCGCCTTTTGGCACTGCGAAGGCAAGGGAGAGCTCTGGTTGGCGCCCATGGGACCCTCGACCCGCTTGTTGGCGCTCACGCTCGAGCAGGACATCCTGTACGTGCGCCAGGCGCACGTGGTGGCTTTCGACCAAGACGTCGCCTGGGAGGTGGGCCGCCTGCCGGGGGACGATCTGGCCCTCCTTCAGCTCCGCGGCAACGGCCGCGCCGTGTTGGACGTGGGGGAAGAAAGGTTCCGCGCGTTCAAGCTCCCCGCCGACCGCTCTTTGTGGGTCGAACGCGCCCGCCTGCTCGGCTGGGTCGGGCGGGTCGTGGCGCACGCCGTCGAAATTCCAGGGCCCACGGGTCGAGCAGAGGGCAGATTGGTCGCCTGCGAGGGAGAAGGAGTGCTATTGGTCAGTACGCATGGGCTCCTTGACCAGCCAACTGACGAACGCGCCCAACCTCGTGACCATGGGGCGCGTAGCCCTGATCCCGGCGGTGCTGCTGTTCATCGATAA
- a CDS encoding macro domain-containing protein: MEALVAGKRKMIVHLAQADITELAVDALVSPANSWGIMGGGVAGAISRKGGPTIQREAMSLAPIAVGAAVVTNAGKLWAKNVIHVPTIDEPGQKSTVENVRRAARAALLAASRYGFEVIAMPGIGAGLGGVDPGDAARAIADELRAHKGEKPATVYLVDVDEETVEYLQEALEIATS; the protein is encoded by the coding sequence ATGGAAGCCCTCGTGGCGGGCAAAAGGAAAATGATAGTTCACCTGGCGCAAGCGGACATTACGGAACTCGCGGTCGATGCTCTCGTAAGTCCCGCAAATTCCTGGGGAATCATGGGCGGAGGCGTGGCCGGAGCGATCTCGCGCAAGGGGGGCCCCACCATCCAAAGGGAAGCGATGTCGCTCGCCCCCATCGCGGTGGGCGCTGCCGTCGTGACCAACGCCGGAAAGCTCTGGGCCAAAAACGTGATTCACGTGCCCACCATCGACGAGCCCGGGCAAAAGAGCACTGTGGAGAACGTGCGTCGGGCCGCGCGCGCCGCGCTTCTTGCTGCCTCTCGCTACGGCTTCGAGGTGATCGCCATGCCTGGCATCGGCGCGGGCCTCGGTGGGGTCGACCCGGGTGACGCGGCACGGGCGATCGCGGACGAGCTGCGCGCCCACAAGGGCGAAAAGCCGGCCACCGTGTACCTGGTTGATGTGGACGAAGAAACCGTCGAGTACCTACAAGAGGCCCTCGAGATCGCGACCAGCTAG
- a CDS encoding PqqD family protein, whose amino-acid sequence MSKAVGDVLMLVHISSGDCYELNQGGRRVWEALSAGSSVEEVVAQLTSDEGVSRERVLADVIEFVRQLQRVGLLRLATRIE is encoded by the coding sequence GTGTCCAAAGCAGTAGGCGACGTACTAATGCTCGTTCACATATCGTCGGGTGACTGTTACGAGCTCAACCAGGGTGGACGACGTGTCTGGGAAGCATTGTCAGCGGGTTCTTCCGTTGAAGAAGTGGTCGCGCAACTCACCTCTGATGAAGGTGTAAGCCGAGAGAGGGTACTGGCCGATGTGATTGAGTTTGTCCGCCAGCTGCAACGCGTTGGTTTGCTCAGACTTGCAACCCGGATTGAATGA
- a CDS encoding electron transfer flavoprotein subunit beta/FixA family protein yields the protein MKILVPCKRVPNPEQKLKFAGESLDLANPGWQVNPFDEYAVEAALRLTEKGKGGERAGEVVLVTIAPKDAGQQVRGLLAMGADRALLIDGKDEELDSNAVAQILKGVVEAEKPDLVVMGKQTVDGDDNQVGQLLAGYLGWPQATFLASLSLAADGKSVLTTREVDAGVEEKRVPVPAVLTVDLRIISKKAVHNEALVGPDAEWDEGPRYASLKGIMAAKKKEIKEVTVASFSVSPEVLVKTVSHVAPPARRAGVKVSSVEELVQKLHNEAKVL from the coding sequence GTGAAAATCCTCGTCCCTTGCAAACGCGTTCCCAATCCTGAGCAAAAACTGAAATTTGCGGGAGAGTCTCTGGACCTCGCGAACCCTGGCTGGCAGGTGAACCCTTTCGACGAATACGCCGTGGAAGCGGCCCTGCGCCTGACGGAAAAAGGCAAGGGCGGCGAGCGGGCGGGCGAGGTCGTGCTGGTGACGATCGCGCCAAAAGATGCGGGCCAGCAGGTGCGGGGCTTGTTGGCCATGGGCGCCGACCGCGCGCTGCTGATCGACGGCAAAGACGAAGAGTTGGACTCGAACGCCGTGGCCCAGATCCTCAAGGGTGTCGTGGAGGCGGAGAAGCCGGACCTGGTGGTCATGGGCAAACAAACCGTGGACGGTGACGACAACCAGGTGGGCCAGTTGCTGGCCGGCTACCTGGGCTGGCCCCAAGCCACCTTCCTTGCCAGCTTGAGCCTGGCGGCCGACGGCAAAAGTGTGCTGACGACCCGCGAGGTGGATGCGGGCGTCGAGGAAAAGCGCGTTCCCGTGCCCGCCGTGCTGACCGTGGACCTGCGCATCATCAGCAAGAAGGCCGTACACAACGAGGCCCTGGTGGGTCCCGACGCCGAATGGGACGAGGGCCCGCGCTACGCCTCACTCAAGGGGATCATGGCGGCCAAAAAGAAGGAGATCAAAGAGGTCACCGTGGCCAGCTTCAGCGTATCACCAGAGGTGCTGGTGAAAACCGTCTCTCACGTGGCGCCCCCCGCACGCCGGGCGGGCGTAAAGGTGAGCTCTGTGGAAGAGCTGGTTCAGAAGCTACACAACGAAGCCAAGGTGCTCTGA
- a CDS encoding PqqD family protein yields MNATAAWLWKAHLEGRTCEEMVERLSREARIHPDEARRAVHNALSLVADGNSQKPDRASPDYLYGIDAPEHGLVGFRYGQSPLFDFVPEELLLRPRRLLTMDVWRRHLWTLAPNLLAMMGFPALHAAAVAVGGSAIVFSGHSGAGKTTMAKMLSEAVGGFVLSEDKLVLDSGRSHCAFFAGAESFIRDWIDGACESLIRGTGTTRALRLAASGPVIPIQKVLFLHELDRQRDSQDITMLNMERPEALSFVLKQTFTGLNSREGWVQKFTWVRDLIMEVPIARLVVPLGLESLRHATRNLARDLMV; encoded by the coding sequence ATGAACGCAACCGCCGCATGGCTCTGGAAAGCGCATCTGGAGGGGCGGACCTGTGAGGAGATGGTGGAACGACTATCGCGTGAAGCGCGTATCCACCCTGACGAGGCGCGACGCGCCGTCCACAACGCGCTGTCGTTAGTGGCCGATGGAAATTCTCAAAAGCCTGACAGAGCGTCTCCGGACTACCTCTACGGCATTGATGCCCCGGAGCACGGCCTCGTAGGGTTCCGATATGGTCAGTCACCCCTTTTCGATTTCGTTCCCGAGGAACTGCTTCTGCGGCCAAGAAGACTCCTTACAATGGACGTATGGCGGAGGCATCTCTGGACTTTGGCGCCCAATCTGTTGGCCATGATGGGATTCCCTGCGCTTCACGCGGCAGCCGTTGCGGTCGGCGGTTCAGCCATCGTTTTCTCGGGCCATAGCGGAGCTGGCAAGACGACGATGGCGAAAATGCTAAGCGAAGCCGTCGGCGGTTTTGTGCTCAGCGAAGATAAATTGGTGCTCGATAGCGGTCGCAGCCACTGCGCATTCTTCGCAGGAGCGGAGTCGTTCATCCGGGATTGGATCGATGGGGCTTGCGAGAGCCTGATTCGGGGCACCGGAACGACAAGAGCTCTGAGACTTGCCGCATCGGGGCCCGTCATCCCAATCCAGAAGGTTCTTTTCTTGCACGAGCTCGACCGCCAGAGGGATTCTCAAGACATCACGATGCTTAACATGGAGCGTCCCGAAGCTCTATCCTTCGTCCTCAAGCAGACCTTCACCGGATTGAACTCGCGGGAAGGCTGGGTACAAAAGTTCACCTGGGTACGCGACCTGATCATGGAGGTCCCAATTGCTCGACTCGTCGTCCCTTTGGGCCTCGAGTCACTGCGGCACGCCACGCGAAACTTGGCCCGGGACTTGATGGTCTGA
- a CDS encoding TRAM domain-containing protein, which translates to MGSARRTGDEVIRVAVESLAPGGDAFGRQVGGAAAGRATFVAFAAPGEVVKARLVREKRDVAFAELLEVETPAAGRVTPRCALFGRCGGCQWQHVDLAVQQAAKEAIVKRALRSEAVRFFAGSLAFGYRDRAKFVAVERERTVLGFKRRQSHEVIDVPACPLLSPVAARGLAWLRQHPPPPGDAYLQAGCDGFVGVKTADETLREREGVTEPVQHLDVAAPAEPPLRIAIGGFAQVGALANQVLVERVLASLQAPGGPVLELYAGAGNFTRFLVRRGYEVESSDADLVALSLGRQNVPEAKWVSPDQVSPQVHFDQVLVDPPRTGLDPQGFELACRAQRRLVYVSCDPQTLGRDARRLAEAGLHLVDADAIDLMPQTFHVEVVARFDRLR; encoded by the coding sequence GTGGGTTCTGCCCGCAGGACAGGCGACGAGGTCATCCGCGTCGCCGTCGAGTCCTTGGCTCCCGGAGGCGATGCCTTCGGGCGCCAGGTGGGGGGCGCTGCGGCGGGACGGGCCACTTTCGTGGCCTTTGCGGCGCCCGGTGAAGTGGTGAAGGCGCGGCTCGTGCGGGAAAAACGCGATGTGGCCTTCGCGGAGCTGCTCGAGGTGGAAACGCCCGCCGCAGGGCGCGTGACGCCCCGGTGTGCACTCTTCGGCCGCTGCGGGGGGTGCCAGTGGCAGCACGTGGACCTCGCCGTGCAGCAGGCTGCCAAAGAAGCCATCGTGAAGCGGGCGTTGCGCAGCGAGGCCGTGCGCTTCTTCGCGGGCTCTTTGGCATTCGGGTACCGAGATCGGGCCAAGTTCGTTGCGGTCGAGCGCGAGCGCACGGTGCTGGGTTTCAAGCGGCGCCAGTCTCACGAGGTCATCGACGTGCCCGCCTGTCCCCTCTTGTCACCCGTGGCTGCCCGGGGGCTGGCCTGGCTCAGGCAGCATCCGCCACCTCCCGGCGACGCTTACCTTCAGGCGGGCTGTGACGGCTTCGTGGGTGTCAAAACCGCGGACGAGACTCTGCGTGAGAGGGAAGGGGTGACCGAGCCCGTGCAGCACCTGGATGTGGCCGCCCCTGCAGAGCCTCCCCTGCGGATCGCGATCGGAGGGTTTGCTCAAGTGGGGGCGTTGGCCAACCAAGTGCTGGTCGAGCGGGTGCTGGCGTCGCTCCAGGCTCCGGGCGGCCCTGTGCTCGAGCTTTACGCCGGGGCCGGGAACTTCACCCGTTTTCTCGTGCGGCGGGGATACGAGGTGGAATCCAGCGACGCCGACCTTGTGGCGCTGTCGCTCGGCCGGCAGAACGTGCCCGAGGCGAAGTGGGTCAGCCCCGACCAGGTCTCCCCGCAGGTGCACTTCGACCAGGTGCTCGTGGATCCCCCCCGGACGGGTCTCGACCCGCAGGGGTTCGAGCTGGCCTGTCGTGCCCAGCGGCGGCTGGTTTACGTGTCGTGTGACCCCCAGACCCTGGGCCGTGACGCGCGCCGTCTCGCCGAAGCCGGGCTTCATTTGGTCGACGCCGACGCCATCGACTTGATGCCCCAGACCTTTCACGTCGAGGTGGTGGCCCGCTTCGATCGTTTGCGCTGA
- a CDS encoding CarD family transcriptional regulator, protein MFNVGDKAVYPSQGIAEIVGLERREIHGKIQRFYVLQMTETGLRILVPVHKAEQVGLRPVAGQDEIAEVLQILREKDVPLDRHTWNRRYRGFMEKIKSGSLFEVAEVFRDLHHLRRTKALSFGERRMLDTAKDLIVQELCVAQSAASEVVEKTLELALAEGTNE, encoded by the coding sequence ATGTTCAACGTAGGCGACAAGGCCGTATACCCTTCCCAGGGCATCGCGGAGATCGTCGGGTTGGAGCGACGCGAAATTCACGGAAAAATCCAGCGTTTCTACGTCTTGCAGATGACCGAGACAGGCCTGCGCATTCTCGTCCCCGTGCACAAAGCCGAGCAGGTGGGTCTGCGACCCGTGGCGGGGCAAGACGAGATCGCCGAGGTCCTTCAAATTCTTCGGGAAAAGGACGTGCCCCTGGATCGGCACACCTGGAACCGCCGTTACCGCGGCTTCATGGAGAAAATCAAGTCGGGCTCCCTGTTCGAGGTGGCAGAGGTCTTCCGGGACCTCCATCACCTGCGCCGCACGAAGGCCCTCTCTTTCGGCGAACGGCGCATGCTGGACACGGCGAAAGATCTCATCGTTCAGGAGCTGTGTGTCGCCCAGTCAGCGGCCTCGGAGGTGGTGGAAAAAACCCTCGAGCTGGCGCTGGCCGAGGGCACGAACGAGTAG
- a CDS encoding lytic transglycosylase domain-containing protein: MPQVRPHWPLFAALVLSSLLALSLGDEARGQAGVWTRENQDGTVEFTNVPRAGSGWRERPAPAGRAETAAPPPAAVRTASKGAGAFWFRERADGVVEFTNLHPVGGRWKVLFKTGPGKAASVRGTTDRIPAQDRSPERYGRYDEHIRDQRTLYGIPPALARAVIKTESDFDPHVVSSVGAMGLMQLMPGTARDMGVSDPFDPRQNIMGGCRYLQILARRYCRTKGAGGAEVAFHCSPEENVKVISAYHAGPGAVDKYGGMPPYQTTRTYVATVLSRFEQFLQKEAPEDEVALGARWEGSP; encoded by the coding sequence ATGCCTCAGGTCCGACCGCACTGGCCGCTTTTTGCGGCGCTGGTTCTTTCATCGCTTTTGGCGCTGTCCCTCGGGGACGAAGCCAGGGGCCAGGCGGGGGTGTGGACCCGCGAGAACCAGGACGGCACCGTCGAGTTCACGAACGTGCCGCGGGCAGGCTCTGGCTGGCGCGAGAGGCCGGCGCCCGCGGGCCGCGCGGAGACCGCCGCTCCCCCCCCCGCCGCAGTGAGGACGGCCTCGAAGGGGGCGGGCGCGTTTTGGTTTCGCGAGCGTGCCGATGGCGTGGTGGAGTTCACGAACCTGCACCCCGTGGGGGGCCGCTGGAAGGTGCTGTTCAAGACGGGGCCTGGCAAGGCGGCTTCCGTGCGGGGCACCACCGATCGTATACCCGCTCAGGATCGCTCCCCCGAACGCTACGGCCGCTACGACGAACACATTCGGGATCAACGTACGCTTTACGGTATCCCCCCCGCTTTGGCCCGCGCCGTGATCAAGACCGAAAGTGATTTTGATCCGCACGTGGTGTCCAGCGTGGGGGCCATGGGGCTCATGCAGCTCATGCCGGGCACGGCCCGAGACATGGGGGTGTCCGATCCCTTCGACCCGCGGCAGAACATCATGGGCGGCTGCCGCTACCTGCAGATCCTGGCGCGCCGTTACTGCCGTACGAAGGGAGCTGGTGGCGCCGAGGTTGCTTTTCACTGTTCACCCGAGGAAAACGTCAAGGTGATCTCCGCTTATCACGCGGGGCCGGGGGCCGTGGACAAGTACGGAGGCATGCCGCCTTACCAAACGACGCGTACCTACGTTGCCACCGTGCTCTCGCGCTTCGAGCAGTTCCTCCAAAAAGAAGCACCCGAAGACGAAGTGGCGCTTGGCGCGCGTTGGGAAGGCTCGCCGTGA